The following are encoded in a window of Perca fluviatilis chromosome 21, GENO_Pfluv_1.0, whole genome shotgun sequence genomic DNA:
- the si:ch73-127m5.2 gene encoding uncharacterized protein si:ch73-127m5.2, protein MDPSTRVVGLDAQGNMVFTVVKPVMGIFQVSSEQTGSVAQGGMGLQGLSENALILPQVQGQALDQNQMEMHTIQPHIQMPQMQVSAPVQTEVVSQNQDPPPNSSTNSESATHMPFAEVSSLLDPNMKGSKARKYLISYDEIKRRLQAPEKMSLRSLAAYTRVSRGPASKKTLLESLNVLSLTPSTTTSVSSSFSKLTEGDTRALCDDMKDFSHDYIDYSNMAKQLIPETNTVQHWSKIIETKNHLEDMRKCFKDPVNSGAFDNVTHGLGLGMLDVALDMIVMVIEQQIRILSGTAASDAADSGPPMRRIRRRLRKTRPTDNENPHKVSGGVKEQGKAISKGKGRGRARKKIRQDAGAAVPMEPQAEQCKPDDVENNVLTLVSVGYETVSSGLSAAGTV, encoded by the exons ATGGACCCATCTACTAGGGTGGTGGGTCTGGATGCCCAGGGGAACATGGTTTTCACAGTGGTGAAACCAGTAATGGGCATCTTTCAGGTGTCTTCAGAGCAAACAGGTAGTGTTGCACAAGGGGGCATGGGGCTACAGGGTCTATCTGAAAACGCATTGATCCTTCCTCAAGTGCAAGGCCAAGCTCTGGACCAGAACCAGATGGAAATGCACACCATACAGCCTCATATTCAGATGCCCCAGATGCAGGTTTCTGCCCCAGTCCAGACTGAGGTTGTGTCCCAGAATCAGGACCCACCACCAAACTCGAGCACAAATTCTGAGTCTGCTACCCACATGCCTTTTGCAGAGGTGTCGTCACTCCTGGATCCCAACATGAAAGGATCTAAGGCTC GAAAGTATCTCATCTCGTATGATGAAATCAAGCGGCGCCTGCAGGCCCCGGAGAAGATGTCCCTGCGCTCCCTGGCAGCCTACACTCGGGTCAGCAGAGGCCCGGCCAGCAAGAAGACACTTCTGGAGTCACTCAATGTACTCAGCCTCACGCCAAGCACAACtacctctgtgtcctcctcgTTCTCCAAACTCACTGAAG GCGACACCAGAGCTTTGTGTGACGATATGAAGGACTTCTCCCATGACTACATCGACTACAGCAACATGGCTAAACAGCTCATCCCCGAGACGAACACAGTTCAACACTGGTCCAAAATCATTGAAACTAA GAACCACCTGGAGGATATGAGAAAATGTTTCAAGGACCCGGTCAACAGCGGTGCGTTTGACAACGTCACTCACGGTCTGGGTCTGGGAATGTTGGACGTTGCACTGGACATGATCGTTATGGTAATTGAGCAGCAGATTCGCATCCTGTCTGGCACGGCGGCATCAGACGCGGCTGACTCCGGTCCGCCAATGAGGCGCATCCGCAGGCGCCTCCGCAAAACCCGCCCGACTGACAATGAGAACCCTCACAAGGTGTCAGGAGGGGTCAAAGAGCAAGGGAAGGCCATTTCAAAAGGCAAGGGGCGAGGCCGAGCCAGGAAGAAGATAAGGCAGGACGCTGGAGCAGCTGTTCCAATGGAACCCCAAGCGGAGCAGTGCAAGCCAGATGATGTGGAGAATAATGTCCTTACCCTGGTTTCTGTTGGATATGAGACTGTTTCCAGTGGTCTCAGTGCAGCAGGAACTGTTTGA
- the kif19 gene encoding kinesin-like protein KIF19: protein MKDTGESKDHQLTVALRIRPLSDAEQEEAATIVAHRVDDQMVVLKDPMEDPDDILRANRSREKTYMFDVAFDYSASQEEVYRATTKGLIEGLISGYNATVFAYGPTGCGKTYTMLGTDKEPGIYVRTLNDLFRAIEETSDDMLYSVSMSYLEIYNEMIRDLLNPSSGFLDLREDSKGEIQVAGITEVSTINAQEIMELLMRGNKQRTQEPTAANKTSSRSHAVLQVAVKQQSRCRDVLQEVRFARLFMIDLAGSERAAQTQNRGQRLKEGAHINRSLLALGNCINALSDKNGTKYVNYRDSKLTRLLKDSLGGNSRTVMIAHISPASVAFEESRNTLAYADRAKSIRTRVKRNLINVSYHIAQYTNIISDLRCEIQRLKKKIADQASRQLNSDRADIRHVQAEVQAHSSHQSQAEMDQLREQLLDAFRQQMEIRRSLMELENSNMEIQIDTSKHLLTIADWEQERSRRRRKWRAERRKESVNKDESEKDSDSPDSPPDSTETQQVAMARETLVTLMAEQKKINKQKALLERRFVELRDRGRRLEELLPRRVSSEEQREVLCLLCKVHELEIENAEMQSHALLKDNVIRHKNFVVQRFEQHRHLCDEIIQQQRQFIVDHSLLVPPHLQELYEMYMRELDERKLDRAMALDKVTTRHTIKEGSLPKITLPGQGRDNMQDMDSDQESVRNMCSDNRRGQAKIRRHTLPPILPEPELDNNRVFKSSPHARQIKNSAVMTPPPIHINGKGNRELQPLAPESSLSYSHLSHSVSSHLDSSPESSEAGADIPLSRTERQQILKGVQNIVVKAARRRSKALEVDALRFPPPPSPLDPKKQKSSLSLSEAPPRGLPMRCGRQPSPELRHATSDDNLSSSTGDGPGLQVTWTRPRNLHVATKNQTPREVDFEARRKKRRSRSFEVTGQALPQTKTSTAQRFRPLDSTSDLHLHSNGQPQAPMLRPQYRGVLPLAKIRAPHNIQQTGLNAESSSAHMNNLKRGPQLRQPQPLLYITTTGTGGQRTRRH, encoded by the exons ATGGTGGTTCTGAAGGACCCAATGGAGGACCCGGACGACATTCTGCGTGCCAATCGCTCCAGGGAGAAAACGTACATGTTTGATGTGGCGTTCGACTACTCAGCCAGTCAG GAGGAGGTGTACCGAGCTACAACCAAAGGGCTGATTGAGGGACTCATATCAGGCTACAATGCCACCGTGTTCGCCTACGGACCcacag GTTGTGGAAAGACATACACCATGTTGGGGACAGACAAGGAGCCAGGCATCTACGTTCGAACGCTAAACGACCTATTCCGGGCCATTGAGGAGACCAGTGACGATATGCTGTACAGCGTTTCCATGTCCTATCTGGAG ATCTACAATGAGATGATCCGTGACCTGCTGAACCCATCCTCGGGCTTCTTGGACCTGAGAGAAGACTCTAAAGGAGAGATTCAGGTCGCTGGCATCACAGAGGTGTCTACCATCAATGCACAAGAG ATCATGGAATTACTGATGAGGGGCAACAAGCAGCGCACCCAGGAGCCGACAGCCGCCAACAAGACGTCGTCTCGCTCCCACGCTGTGCTGCAGGTGGCCGTGAAGCAGCAGAGCAGGTGTCGAGACGTCTTACAGGAGGTCCGCTTTGCACGTCTCTTCATGATCGACCTAGCCGGCTCTGAACGAGCAGCCCAG ACTCAGAATAGGGGTCAGCGGTTGAAAGAGGGGGCCCACATCAACCGCTCCCTCCTGGCTTTGGGCAACTGCATCAACGCGCTGAGTGACAAAAATGGCACCAAGTATGTCAACTATCGAGACAGCAAGTTGACTCGACTACTGAAG GACTCGTTGGGTGGGAACAGTCGAACGGTCATGATAGCCCATATTAGCCCCGCCTCTGTGGCTTTTGAGGAGTCTCGTAACACGCTGGCATACGCTGACCGTGCCAAAAGCATTCGAACACGG GTAAAGAGGAACCTTATAAATGTGTCGTACCACATTGCTCAGTACACCAACATCATCTCAGACCTGCGCTGTGAGATCCAGCGGCTCAAGAAGAAGATTGCAGATCAGGCGAGTCGCCAGCTTAACTCCGACCGAGCCGACATCCGCCATGTCCAGG CGGAGGTCCAGGCCCACTCCAGCCACCAGAGTCAGGCGGAGATGGACCAGTTGAGGGAGCAGCTCCTGGATGCCTTCCGCCAACAGATGGAGATCAGAAGAAGCCTGATGGAGCTGGAAAACAGCAACATGGAGATCCAGATCGACACCTCCAAACACCTGTTAACCATTGCAGA CTGGGAGCAGGAGCGGAGTAGGCGCAGGAGGAAGTGGCGGGCTGAAAGGAGGAAGGAAAGTGTCAATAAGGACGAAAGCGAGAAGGACTCGGACTCCCCAGATTCTCCTCCAGATAGCACAGAGACCCAGCAGGTGGCGATGGCCCGAGAAACCCTGGTTACACTCATGGCTGAACAGAAAAAGATCAACAAACAGAAG GCGTTGCTCGAGCGCAGATTTGTGGAGCTTCGGGATCGGGGCCGTCGCTTGGAGGAGCTGCTGCCTCGACGGGTGAGCTCAGAGGAGCAGCGTGAGGTCCTGTGCCTCCTCTGCAAGGTCCACGAGCTGGAGATTGAGAACGCAGAGATGCAGTCCCACGCGTTGCTCAAGGACAACGTCATCCGGCACAAAAACTTTGTGGTGCAGCGCTTCGAGCAGCACAGACACCTGTGTGACGAGATCATACAGCAGCAGAGACAGTTCATTGTTG ACCACAGTCTCCTAGTACCTCCACACCTCCAGGAGCTGTATGAGATGTACATGAGGGAGCTGGATGAGAGGAAACTGGACAGAGCAATGGCCCTGGATAAGGTGACCACCAGACACACCATCAAG GAGGGCTCTCTACCCAAGATCACCCTGCCCGGTCAGGGTCGTGACAACATGCAGGACATGGACTCGGACCAGGAGAGCGTACGCAACATGTGCTCGGATAACAGACGAGGCCAAGCCAAAATCCGTAGACACACTTTGCCCCCTATTCTGCCTGAGCCTGAGCT TGACAATAACAGAGTTTTTAAGAGCAGCCCTCATGCCAGGCAGATCAAAAACTCTGCTGTAATGACCCCGCCTCCCATCCACATAAACGGGAAGGGCAACAGAGAG CTGCAGCCGCTGGCTCCTGAGAGCTCTCTGAGCTACAGCCATCTCAGCCACAGTGTCAGCAGCCACCTGGACTCTTCACCCGAGAGCAGCGAGGCCGGGGCTGATATCCCGCTTTCACGAACTG AGCGGCAGCAGATCCTAAAGGGGGTCCAGAACATTGTAGTAAAAGCAGCCCGTCGACGCTCCAAAGCCCTGGAGGTGGACGCCTTGCGgtttccccctcctccctctcccctggACCCCAAGAAGCAGAAAAGCAGCCTCTCTTTGAGTGAGGCGCCCCCTCGAGGTTTACCAATGCGATGCGGCAGGCAGCCTAGCCCTGAGCTCAGACACGCCACCTCGGACGATAACCTGTCCAGCAGCACGGGTGACGGGCCCGGCCTGCAAGTGACCTGGACACGCCCACGTAACCTTCACGTCGCCACCAAGAACCAAACACCCCGCGAAGTGGACTTTGAGGCTCGCCGCAAGAAGAGGCGCTCACGCTCTTTTGAGGTCACTGGTCAAGCA CTGCCTCAAACTAAGACAAGCACAGCTCAGAGGTTCCGTCCTCTGGACAGCACATCAGACCTCCATCTCCACAGCAACGGCCAGCCCCAGGCTCCCATGCTCCGCCCCCAGTACAGAGGGGTCCTTCCTCTCGCCAAAATCAGGGCACCCCACAACATCCAGCAAACAG GCTTAAATGCAGAGTCCTCATCGGCCCACATGAATAACCTGAAGCGAGGGCCCCAGCTTCGGCAGCCCCAGCCCCTCCTCTACATCACCACCACAGGAACCGGGGGCCAGCGCACACGCAGACACTAA